One genomic region from Phragmites australis chromosome 1, lpPhrAust1.1, whole genome shotgun sequence encodes:
- the LOC133926081 gene encoding uncharacterized protein LOC133926081 — protein sequence MPLTRVAADAFGVVTIALFALFAALGLFCIFQSVHFRCQIQRGSSFLPLGYFNGPWVTRIALILITIWWGVGEIVRLSFLKKKLFSSLAWQRNICDVYILSNLGFAEPGIFFAFAFLLHGSLQKRELGTLNQRWNWKTIAYMLVFCIPVFFVQALLVFLGPRFVTDENSELGRRKIAKYFIRTSMPVGDTSVCTYPLFGTIFLGLVDAILMSYVSYVGSRVLSLVINKALRRRVSLLMLSVLCFLPIRVLLLGFSVLPKPGDVAFEGIIFLSFLMMLSCTTVGILLLVYYPVADSLALRDIGHREIAEMVPYDDYYYEGASLVANQSFREIERNSDTSTKRGSISFRTMIREDQLQQDGGDEIGFSSRSGVHIGSPSGSSPSAAMPMLPLKEVPRY from the coding sequence ATGCCCCTGACCAGAGTAGCTGCCGATGCATTCGGTGTGGTGACAATTGCACTGTTTGCGCTGTTCGCTGCTCTGGGCCTCTTCTGCATTTTCCAGTCGGTCCACTTCAGGTGTCAGATTCAGAGAGGGTCCTCCTTCCTTCCGCTTGGTTACTTTAACGGCCCCTGGGTGACTCGCATTGCCCTGATTCTGATCACCATTTGGTGGGGAGTAGGGGAGATAGTGAGATTGAGCttcttgaagaaaaagttgTTCTCCAGCTTAGCATGGCAGAGGAACATATGTGACGTGTACATACTTTCCAATCTAGGGTTTGCAGAGCCAGGCATCTTCTTTGCATTTGCTTTCCTTCTCCATGGCTCGTTACAGAAGAGGGAGCTGGGCACTTTGAACCAAAGATGGAATTGGAAGACCATAGCCTACATGTTGGTTTTCTGCATTCCAGTGTTCTTTGTGCAGGCGCTTCTAGTGTTTCTTGGGCCCAGGTTTGTTACAGATGAGAACAGTGAACTTGGGAGGAGGAAAATTGCTAAATACTTCATACGGACGTCCATGCCAGTTGGAGATACCAGCGTTTGCACTTACCCGTTGTTTGGCACCATTTTTCTGGGACTTGTAGATGCTATCCTGATGAGCTATGTATCTTATGTTGGATCTCGGGTGCTGTCCTTGGTCATCAACAAGGCACTGCGGAGGAGGGTTTCCTTGCTGATGTTGTCAGTGCTCTGCTTTCTTCCTATCAGGGTTCTTCTTCTTGGATTTTCAGTCCTGCCCAAGCCGGGAGATGTTGCCTTTGAGGGCATTATCTTCCTGTCATTCTTGATGATGCTATCCTGCACGACTGTTGGGATACTCTTGCTGGTTTACTACCCAGTAGCTGATTCACTGGCCCTCCGAGATATAGGCCACAGGGAAATAGCAGAGATGGTGCCTTATGATGATTACTACTATGAAGGTGCGTCACTTGTAGCGAACCAGAGTTTCCGAGAAATCGAGCGGAATTCTGACACTTCAACGAAGCGGGGCTCCATATCCTTCCGTACAATGATCAGGGAAGATCAGCTCCAGCAGGATGGTGGGGATGAAATCGGCTTCTCTTCTCGCAGTGGTGTCCATATTGGATCACCCTCAGGCTCTTCGCCAAGCGCTGCAATGCCCATGCTCCCTCTGAAGGAAGTTCCTAGATACTAA